From the Fibrobacter sp. UWB11 genome, one window contains:
- a CDS encoding carbohydrate-binding protein, with protein sequence MKLLKKATMFGLMAGFGVSALADNPISTYHYLADPGAAADDDYFYIITDSDDPAPANSNGYKIYALYAFRSRDMQNWTDFGIIYDARKVSGINDIWASGIAVHNGTFYIVFPDGGGGGIGYIKAPAIEGPWTNAVGQGKDKLVGGRGIIGCDGVSWCFDPGIFIDDDGTTYVTWGGGESTSRPNTDNFDIVKLNDAKNAPVGNGSHVKVNNLPTRKMLEASYIHKHKGTYYFSYSTGWQQGAPTIDYGTSNNVMGPYTWKGTILGDPSMNGRSINGNNNHHGIAEFKGHSYVVYHDRRIAKGHNGLEIIPADDGQPKPNEGYHRSVSVDEMFYNADGTIQTVKVTDEGPAQIENFDPYDWYPALTSSKQKGIRSRSNFVQGKAAEHVLLPLSSKESWLRVSGVDFGTAATGFTVEAASAADNNKIEIRTGSATGTLAGTCTLKNTGNKNTYAENKCEVEGLKGIVKQLFLVFKGDRDSTMAIKAWGFEGSGTTPPEPQKPFSGKAWEIPGKIEMEDFDIPGSGRGSEIKSYSENDSDDHGIENGGKSYREDTGVDIYKKATGYVVGYNQSGEWLEYTVNVKEAGDYTMFASVATDNSTASFTLSIDDKSIAEVPVSGDSWDDFVKVKANVTLPAGEHILRFAVTGDWFDIDYMTFAKGKDAKDPDDETIGIKGFRVLGADAVANFDVFDLTGKKVSSFTARNIHEAKKLWRENPQSKNVQGVCIIRNRQNGAVAKVRGNR encoded by the coding sequence ATGAAACTACTTAAGAAAGCAACGATGTTTGGATTGATGGCGGGCTTTGGAGTAAGCGCTCTCGCTGACAACCCGATTTCTACTTATCACTACTTGGCTGACCCGGGTGCAGCTGCTGACGATGATTACTTCTACATCATCACGGACTCCGATGATCCGGCGCCTGCTAATTCTAACGGTTACAAGATTTACGCCCTTTATGCATTCCGCAGTAGGGATATGCAGAACTGGACCGACTTTGGCATTATTTACGATGCCCGCAAGGTGAGCGGTATTAACGACATTTGGGCATCTGGCATCGCGGTACACAACGGCACGTTCTATATCGTGTTCCCCGATGGCGGTGGCGGCGGCATTGGCTACATCAAGGCGCCTGCTATTGAAGGTCCTTGGACAAATGCTGTGGGCCAGGGCAAGGATAAGCTTGTTGGTGGCCGTGGCATTATCGGTTGCGATGGCGTTTCCTGGTGCTTTGACCCGGGTATCTTTATCGATGACGACGGAACCACCTACGTGACGTGGGGCGGCGGCGAAAGCACTAGCCGTCCAAACACTGATAACTTCGACATTGTCAAGTTGAACGATGCCAAGAACGCCCCGGTGGGCAACGGTTCCCATGTGAAGGTGAACAACTTGCCGACCCGCAAAATGCTCGAAGCTTCTTACATCCACAAGCACAAGGGTACTTACTACTTCTCTTACAGTACCGGTTGGCAGCAGGGCGCTCCGACGATTGACTATGGCACATCTAACAACGTAATGGGTCCTTACACCTGGAAGGGTACGATTCTCGGTGATCCGAGCATGAACGGTCGTAGCATCAACGGCAACAATAACCACCATGGTATTGCCGAATTCAAGGGCCACTCTTATGTTGTCTATCATGACCGCCGTATTGCCAAGGGCCATAACGGCCTGGAAATTATTCCGGCCGATGACGGTCAGCCGAAACCGAACGAAGGCTATCACCGTAGCGTTTCCGTAGACGAAATGTTCTACAATGCTGACGGCACCATTCAGACGGTGAAGGTGACGGATGAAGGTCCGGCACAGATTGAAAACTTTGACCCGTACGATTGGTATCCGGCACTCACGAGCTCCAAGCAGAAGGGCATCCGCAGCCGCTCTAACTTTGTGCAGGGCAAGGCTGCCGAACACGTGTTGCTCCCGCTTTCCTCTAAGGAATCCTGGCTCCGCGTTTCGGGTGTTGATTTTGGTACGGCTGCAACGGGCTTCACAGTCGAAGCTGCAAGCGCTGCCGATAACAACAAGATTGAAATCCGCACTGGTTCTGCAACGGGTACGCTCGCTGGTACTTGCACGCTCAAGAATACTGGCAACAAGAATACCTATGCCGAAAACAAGTGCGAAGTTGAAGGCCTCAAGGGCATTGTAAAGCAGTTGTTCCTCGTGTTCAAGGGCGACAGGGACTCTACCATGGCTATCAAGGCTTGGGGCTTCGAAGGCAGTGGCACGACTCCGCCGGAACCGCAGAAGCCGTTTAGCGGTAAGGCTTGGGAAATCCCGGGCAAGATTGAAATGGAAGACTTCGACATTCCGGGCTCTGGCCGCGGTAGCGAAATCAAGTCCTACAGTGAAAACGATTCCGACGACCATGGCATTGAAAACGGTGGCAAGAGCTACCGCGAAGACACCGGCGTGGATATCTACAAGAAGGCAACAGGCTATGTCGTGGGCTACAACCAGTCTGGCGAATGGCTCGAATACACCGTGAACGTGAAGGAGGCTGGCGACTACACGATGTTTGCTTCTGTGGCAACGGACAATTCCACGGCTAGCTTTACGCTTTCCATTGACGACAAGTCCATCGCTGAAGTCCCGGTTTCCGGCGACAGCTGGGATGACTTTGTGAAGGTCAAGGCCAACGTGACGCTCCCGGCCGGCGAACATATCCTCCGCTTTGCCGTTACGGGCGACTGGTTCGATATCGACTATATGACGTTTGCTAAGGGCAAGGATGCCAAGGACCCGGACGACGAAACGATTGGTATCAAGGGCTTCAGGGTGCTTGGTGCAGATGCAGTCGCAAACTTCGACGTGTTCGATTTGACCGGCAAGAAGGTTTCTAGCTTCACGGCTCGCAATATCCACGAAGCAAAGAAGCTCTGGCGCGAAAATCCGCAGTCCAAGAACGTGCAGGGCGTTTGCATCATCCGCAACCGTCAAAATGGCGCGGTCGCAAAAGTCCGCGGAAACCGCTAA
- a CDS encoding PorV/PorQ family protein, with the protein MRKSLLSAILLAPAMALATGSAIITLQMPVGARQLGMGEVGAALADDATAMYYNPAGLAFGPLADEWRSSYKADAKQAPFFTHMASRSKNGFFDKSELWAGTTKGILKFDGEQWVNYYSVTLQGNAKIKDAVRTFVGTERGLDEYTRVVKAFNDVKNADDESHVVEVKMPWDLVVKDTITAILYESLTEKLWVGTPKGLYRFDGKGWKSFETELGERRITALTKQGASLWIGTDNGLFVYRNGAFEQKGKVLPSQKINALVWSENRKELYVAVDGAGVARLTPKKSSNDKDRWSLFNQEDGIMDLNPTALAVDSSGHVWATHKGGLSHFTLRKWEQVQFANNTVNDVSVDRKGAIWIATDLGVWRHLPDYATASGRKAELERSSKEDPEATKRDDEWTHYHQGNGLSTNRVWAVLPEGNDVWFSTANGMEQYKDADYQLTAFYEKLLPVLNIPDLYHLYGGMTIPLNDWGTLGVSVNFVSFGSTVVSGDLDADDLVAYNSSEIVGGVSYGTRFPNDWGLGLSIKFFYSDLSSGAAAGEEEATTFGYAFDIGVLKKNLIIPKLNFALVLANIGPSVYYVDKTIEDPIPLTWRLGLSYEILSMADYKWTVAFDYNREVVMDDDKGNPEPFYIACWKSLFDPEDDKTNTFLQGVFNFGTEFIYSNTIALRLGYLYDYKGKRNEVDFGVGVMLSDVLQFDWATIKNVGRADGVRDGQMRFGMLFKF; encoded by the coding sequence TTGCGTAAGTCACTATTATCTGCAATTCTTTTAGCACCAGCCATGGCTCTTGCCACAGGCTCGGCAATCATTACTCTCCAAATGCCCGTTGGTGCCCGCCAACTTGGTATGGGCGAAGTCGGTGCCGCACTTGCCGATGACGCTACTGCCATGTATTACAACCCGGCAGGCCTCGCATTTGGACCGCTCGCCGACGAATGGCGCAGTTCCTACAAAGCCGATGCCAAGCAAGCGCCGTTCTTTACGCACATGGCATCCCGTTCCAAGAACGGATTCTTCGACAAGAGCGAACTCTGGGCCGGTACTACAAAGGGTATTCTCAAATTCGACGGGGAACAGTGGGTCAACTACTACTCCGTCACCTTGCAGGGTAACGCAAAGATTAAGGACGCTGTACGTACCTTCGTCGGTACCGAACGCGGACTCGATGAATACACGCGCGTTGTCAAAGCTTTTAACGATGTGAAAAACGCAGACGACGAATCTCACGTCGTCGAAGTCAAGATGCCTTGGGACTTGGTCGTCAAGGACACCATCACAGCAATCCTCTACGAAAGCCTTACCGAAAAGCTCTGGGTCGGAACCCCGAAGGGTCTCTACCGCTTTGACGGCAAGGGCTGGAAGTCCTTCGAAACGGAACTCGGCGAACGCCGCATTACAGCACTCACCAAACAAGGCGCCTCCCTCTGGATTGGTACAGACAACGGCCTCTTCGTCTACCGCAATGGCGCTTTCGAACAGAAGGGTAAAGTTCTCCCGAGCCAAAAGATTAACGCACTCGTCTGGTCCGAAAACCGCAAGGAACTTTACGTGGCAGTCGATGGCGCTGGTGTTGCTCGCCTTACCCCGAAAAAGAGCTCTAACGACAAAGACCGCTGGAGCCTGTTCAACCAGGAAGACGGCATCATGGACTTGAACCCGACCGCACTTGCAGTCGACAGTTCGGGTCACGTTTGGGCAACCCACAAGGGCGGTCTCTCGCACTTCACGCTCCGCAAGTGGGAACAGGTACAGTTCGCCAACAACACTGTAAATGACGTTTCAGTAGACCGCAAGGGTGCAATTTGGATTGCAACCGACCTCGGTGTTTGGCGCCACCTGCCGGATTACGCTACCGCAAGCGGACGTAAGGCAGAACTCGAACGCAGCTCCAAGGAAGACCCCGAAGCCACCAAGCGCGACGACGAATGGACGCACTACCACCAGGGCAATGGCCTTTCGACCAACAGAGTCTGGGCAGTGCTCCCCGAAGGTAACGACGTTTGGTTCAGCACGGCAAACGGCATGGAGCAGTACAAGGACGCTGACTACCAGCTCACCGCATTCTACGAAAAGCTTTTACCGGTTTTGAACATTCCTGACCTTTACCACCTCTACGGCGGTATGACCATTCCGCTGAACGACTGGGGAACGCTCGGTGTTTCCGTGAACTTCGTTTCGTTCGGTTCTACAGTGGTTTCGGGCGACCTGGATGCAGATGACCTCGTGGCCTACAACAGTTCCGAAATCGTCGGCGGCGTAAGCTACGGCACGCGCTTCCCGAACGACTGGGGCCTCGGCCTTTCTATCAAGTTCTTCTACTCCGACCTGAGTTCCGGTGCAGCCGCCGGCGAAGAAGAAGCAACGACATTCGGTTATGCATTCGATATCGGCGTCTTGAAAAAGAACCTCATTATCCCGAAACTCAACTTTGCATTGGTCCTTGCAAACATCGGTCCGAGCGTCTACTATGTAGATAAGACAATCGAAGACCCGATTCCTTTGACTTGGCGCCTCGGACTTTCTTACGAAATCTTGAGCATGGCCGATTACAAGTGGACAGTCGCATTTGACTACAACCGCGAGGTTGTGATGGACGACGACAAGGGCAATCCGGAACCGTTCTACATCGCTTGCTGGAAATCGCTCTTTGATCCGGAAGACGACAAGACGAACACGTTCCTCCAGGGCGTTTTCAACTTCGGTACTGAATTCATTTATTCTAACACGATTGCTCTTCGCCTCGGTTACTTGTACGACTACAAGGGCAAACGTAACGAAGTGGACTTCGGTGTGGGCGTGATGCTCTCCGATGTGCTGCAGTTCGACTGGGCAACCATCAAGAACGTAGGCCGTGCAGACGGCGTTCGCGATGGCCAGATGCGCTTCGGCATGCTGTTCAAGTTCTAG
- a CDS encoding carbohydrate-binding protein, translating into MRLLKSVTVFGMLAGFGVSALADNPISAYHYLADPGAAADDTYFYVITDSDDPAASNANGYNIKALYGFRTKDMKNWTDFGIIYDARKVDGIGDIWASGIAVNPNDGRLYIVFPDGGGGGVGLIGADSIAGPWTNPVSGNKKLINNWGGGLADCDGIGWCFDPAIFFDDDGQGYFTFGGGESNSRPAANNNNNIFNIYKFNKDMKGFDVSSKTQLKIGGPKAMEASYIHKYKDNYYLSYSTADLRIAYGMSKNPMGPYEYKGIFMGNPNIGGQNINANNNNHHGIAEFKGHWYVAYHDRRIANGYDGLEKIPADDGRPNPVPAFHRSVSVDEFTYNADGTMKELTFTKEGPKQIENFDPYDWYPALTSSKQKGIRSRSNWAPGKVAEHLLLPLSTKESWIRVSGVDFGTAATSLTVQAASTDDGNKIEIRTGSATGTLAGTCTLKNTGSKNSFADNSCEVEGLKGIVEQLFFVFKGSKDSTMAIKAWGFEGSGTTPPEPQKPYGEKAVTLPAKIEAEHYDIPGVGRGGDVDSYSDNDSENQGDAKFREDLGVDIVEGGSGKAIGYTASGEWLEYTVEVPEDGDYAIKASASTGMESASFCFLADGKAIGDTITVPQTGEDWSVYKEFEGGKAKLTKGTHVIRLVITGDNVNVDWFSLGDVEKVGIGNAVRFQTNGSREFRVYSVSGKLMGTVDLRGKKAEVALSEAGFTKGVYMLKSIDGRKTFMTSVAR; encoded by the coding sequence ATGAGACTACTTAAGAGCGTAACAGTATTTGGGATGCTTGCGGGCTTTGGTGTGAGCGCGCTTGCCGATAACCCGATTTCGGCTTACCATTACTTGGCCGACCCGGGTGCCGCTGCCGATGATACTTATTTCTATGTCATAACCGACTCGGATGACCCTGCTGCATCGAATGCCAATGGCTATAATATCAAGGCCCTTTACGGTTTCCGCACGAAGGATATGAAGAACTGGACCGACTTCGGTATCATTTACGATGCCCGCAAGGTCGACGGTATTGGCGATATTTGGGCTTCCGGTATTGCGGTGAACCCGAACGATGGTAGACTCTACATTGTATTCCCGGATGGCGGTGGTGGCGGCGTTGGCCTCATCGGTGCCGACAGCATTGCTGGCCCGTGGACAAACCCTGTCTCTGGCAACAAGAAGCTCATCAACAACTGGGGTGGCGGTCTTGCGGACTGCGACGGTATTGGTTGGTGCTTCGACCCGGCAATTTTCTTCGATGACGATGGCCAAGGCTACTTCACGTTTGGCGGTGGCGAAAGCAATAGCCGCCCGGCAGCCAATAACAACAATAATATCTTCAATATTTACAAGTTCAACAAGGATATGAAGGGCTTCGATGTGAGCTCCAAGACCCAGCTGAAAATCGGCGGTCCAAAAGCGATGGAAGCATCCTATATCCACAAGTACAAAGACAACTATTACCTCTCTTACAGTACGGCCGATTTGCGTATTGCTTACGGTATGTCCAAGAACCCGATGGGTCCTTACGAATATAAGGGTATCTTCATGGGGAACCCGAACATTGGCGGCCAGAACATCAATGCGAACAACAACAACCATCATGGCATTGCCGAATTCAAGGGGCACTGGTATGTGGCTTATCATGACCGTCGCATTGCAAACGGCTATGACGGTTTGGAAAAGATTCCTGCTGACGACGGCCGCCCGAATCCGGTGCCGGCATTCCACCGCAGCGTGAGCGTCGATGAATTTACTTACAATGCCGACGGGACGATGAAGGAACTGACCTTCACGAAGGAAGGCCCGAAGCAGATTGAAAACTTTGATCCGTATGACTGGTACCCGGCTTTGACGAGCTCCAAGCAGAAGGGCATCCGTAGCCGTTCGAACTGGGCTCCGGGCAAGGTCGCAGAACACCTCTTGCTCCCGCTTTCTACCAAGGAATCCTGGATTCGCGTTTCGGGTGTTGACTTTGGCACGGCTGCAACGAGCTTGACCGTTCAGGCCGCAAGCACGGATGATGGCAACAAGATTGAAATCCGCACGGGCTCTGCAACGGGTACGCTCGCTGGCACTTGCACGCTCAAGAATACCGGCAGCAAGAACTCTTTTGCCGATAACTCCTGCGAAGTCGAAGGCCTCAAGGGTATTGTCGAACAGTTGTTCTTCGTGTTCAAGGGTTCCAAGGACTCCACGATGGCTATCAAGGCTTGGGGCTTCGAAGGCAGTGGCACGACTCCTCCGGAACCGCAGAAACCGTATGGCGAAAAGGCTGTGACGCTCCCGGCAAAGATTGAAGCTGAACATTATGACATCCCGGGCGTTGGCCGCGGTGGCGATGTCGATTCCTACAGCGATAACGATTCCGAAAACCAGGGCGATGCCAAGTTCCGCGAAGATTTGGGCGTTGATATTGTCGAAGGCGGCTCGGGCAAGGCTATTGGCTACACGGCTTCTGGCGAATGGCTCGAATACACGGTCGAAGTTCCGGAAGATGGCGATTATGCCATCAAGGCCTCGGCTTCTACAGGCATGGAAAGCGCAAGCTTCTGTTTCTTGGCCGACGGCAAGGCAATTGGCGATACCATTACGGTTCCGCAGACTGGCGAGGACTGGAGCGTTTATAAGGAATTCGAAGGTGGTAAGGCCAAGCTTACCAAGGGCACTCATGTAATCCGTCTCGTGATTACGGGCGACAATGTGAACGTGGACTGGTTCTCTCTTGGCGATGTGGAAAAGGTGGGTATCGGGAACGCTGTGCGGTTCCAGACGAACGGCTCCCGCGAATTCCGCGTGTATAGCGTGAGCGGAAAGCTCATGGGCACGGTGGATCTCAGGGGTAAAAAAGCTGAAGTCGCGCTCTCCGAGGCGGGCTTTACCAAGGGCGTTTACATGCTCAAGAGCATTGACGGCCGCAAGACCTTCATGACGTCTGTTGCTAGATAA
- a CDS encoding FKBP-type peptidyl-prolyl cis-trans isomerase, giving the protein MLKLKFFLVLLACSVAWAVPFSSETLKEGSGEPIRAGQLIQVHYKGYLAVDSAIVNKATTDSTIEVPYFANSYYSEKPLEFTVGVGQVIEGWDKGLLGMKIGEVRKLSVPSVMAYGDNSLEGIPPNSDLMFVVELVHAEKPLEADKFPADVEKLKWRDMGRGLKVYDEKVGNGKLNAAGNTIKVHYTGWLLSGRKFGSSKDLGKPLEAVMGAGKMIKGWEAGLEGMREGGVRWLRVSPAMGYGAMAFSMIPPNSTLVFRVEMVSSELDPELAKNMDFFPDTTLLKYENGPEGLRYAVVKQGEGEPARSGHRAIVHYTGWMVNGYKFDSSRDRGQPFAFELGAGNVIRGWELGVQGMLPGEKRILVVPPGLGYGSRGAGPIPGGATLIFAVEYLGEE; this is encoded by the coding sequence ATGTTAAAATTAAAGTTTTTTCTTGTGTTACTTGCTTGTAGTGTTGCTTGGGCTGTTCCGTTCAGCTCTGAAACGCTCAAGGAAGGTAGTGGAGAGCCCATTCGTGCAGGTCAATTGATCCAGGTCCATTATAAAGGCTATTTGGCAGTAGACAGTGCCATTGTGAACAAAGCGACAACCGATTCGACTATAGAAGTTCCGTATTTTGCAAATTCCTATTACAGCGAAAAACCGCTTGAATTCACGGTTGGCGTGGGCCAGGTGATTGAAGGTTGGGATAAAGGTCTTTTGGGCATGAAGATTGGCGAAGTCCGCAAACTCTCGGTGCCCTCGGTGATGGCTTATGGCGACAACTCGCTCGAAGGTATTCCGCCTAACAGCGATTTGATGTTCGTTGTTGAACTTGTTCATGCTGAAAAGCCGCTCGAAGCAGACAAATTCCCTGCCGATGTCGAAAAACTCAAGTGGCGCGACATGGGCCGAGGCCTCAAGGTCTATGACGAAAAGGTCGGTAACGGCAAGTTGAATGCTGCTGGCAATACCATTAAGGTTCACTACACGGGCTGGCTCTTGTCGGGCCGCAAGTTCGGTAGCTCCAAGGATTTGGGCAAGCCGCTCGAAGCTGTGATGGGCGCAGGCAAGATGATCAAGGGCTGGGAAGCAGGCCTTGAGGGCATGCGCGAAGGCGGCGTGCGCTGGTTGCGCGTTTCTCCGGCGATGGGTTACGGCGCTATGGCGTTCTCGATGATTCCGCCGAACTCTACGCTCGTGTTCCGCGTTGAAATGGTTTCTTCTGAACTGGATCCGGAACTGGCAAAGAACATGGACTTCTTCCCGGATACGACGCTCCTCAAGTACGAAAACGGCCCTGAAGGTTTGCGCTATGCTGTCGTGAAGCAGGGCGAAGGTGAACCGGCTCGTTCTGGCCACCGCGCTATTGTGCATTACACGGGCTGGATGGTGAACGGTTACAAGTTCGATAGCTCCCGCGATCGCGGTCAGCCGTTTGCATTTGAACTCGGTGCAGGCAACGTAATTCGCGGCTGGGAACTCGGCGTGCAGGGCATGCTCCCCGGCGAAAAGAGAATCCTCGTGGTGCCGCCAGGTCTTGGCTACGGTAGCCGCGGCGCAGGTCCGATTCCTGGTGGCGCAACGCTTATCTTTGCTGTGGAATACCTCGGCGAAGAATAA
- a CDS encoding DUF4423 domain-containing protein produces MVTFSDIADYRDFLKEFYDRRKVEMPFYSYRMMGDKLGLDSSYLYRVLQKKQHLPAHALPAAKEILALSGREAEYFDLLYSAAVSKDKTKREELMAKALSLRDVERHSLQAAELKLLENWWIPAVRAYLELNGGVVNVKQIARDICPPITEDQALEAIETLKSVGLVKKLASGKLALTEAHLTVGGPEKAKAVRNFQRQVLSLASDALENVPVNERNISTLTLSVDQSCFEDLGDMLREFRRLVQKRVDGAKNPDRVMQLSMAFYPVARKGGASENTIIKGEGAGDKK; encoded by the coding sequence ATGGTTACTTTTTCTGACATAGCGGATTACCGCGACTTCTTGAAGGAATTCTACGACAGGCGCAAGGTCGAGATGCCCTTCTACAGCTACCGCATGATGGGTGATAAGCTCGGGCTAGACTCCAGCTATCTCTATCGCGTATTGCAAAAGAAGCAGCACTTGCCTGCTCATGCATTACCTGCGGCAAAGGAAATCCTTGCGCTGAGTGGTCGCGAGGCCGAATACTTCGACCTCCTCTATTCTGCTGCTGTCAGCAAGGATAAGACCAAGCGCGAAGAACTTATGGCGAAGGCCCTTTCGCTCCGCGATGTGGAACGCCATTCTTTGCAAGCCGCCGAACTTAAACTTCTTGAAAACTGGTGGATTCCTGCGGTACGCGCCTACCTGGAATTGAACGGTGGAGTGGTAAATGTCAAGCAGATTGCAAGGGACATTTGCCCGCCGATTACCGAGGATCAGGCTCTCGAAGCCATTGAAACTTTAAAGAGCGTCGGTCTCGTGAAAAAGCTTGCATCGGGTAAGCTTGCTCTCACCGAAGCCCATTTGACAGTAGGGGGCCCCGAAAAGGCCAAGGCTGTGCGCAATTTCCAGCGCCAGGTGTTGAGCCTTGCGAGCGATGCGCTCGAAAATGTCCCCGTCAATGAACGCAATATTTCTACACTGACTCTTTCTGTAGACCAGTCCTGCTTCGAGGATTTGGGCGACATGTTGAGGGAATTCCGCCGTTTAGTCCAAAAAAGAGTAGACGGAGCCAAGAATCCTGATCGTGTTATGCAGCTTTCTATGGCATTTTACCCGGTAGCCCGTAAAGGAGGGGCTTCGGAAAATACTATAATAAAAGGGGAAGGTGCAGGAGATAAAAAATGA
- a CDS encoding carbohydrate-binding protein — protein MNMKRLAALGLFAGFGVSALADNPISSYHYLADPSCASDGDTFYILTDVDDYNNQTNWNYDIVGLYAFTSEDMKNWTDHGMIFRSRREFGNYPNNTWASGIAVKNGKVYIVYPDGASGVGMITAPAIDGPYTDPVKETHGVNRIAGGGSLIGGCDGIAHCFDPGILIDDDGKGYVIFGGGESGQRPYGNNFDIISFTESNGKITFDKNSLKKVSLPNSFEAPYLHKKGSTYYLSFNNRSQVIDYGMSNNIWGPYTFVGTVIPGIGSVPDAHGEGGNNHQGFAPFKDKWYAVYHDRRLVTSDNHPAATTQQGVRSENPNYENHRSVSIDELTWSGDKMNKLTFTREGPKQIKNFDPYKTYKATTSSKQMNIRSRTDWTQGKPVVHVLLPLTSRSESWIRVSGVDFGKGAENLRIKAANVGEGNKIEIHTGSASGTLAGTCELAKTANNKTFVDNDCAMKGLTGVIDQVFFVFKNNGKDSTMGVLEWEFQGTKREPEPQTPFGGKAWAIPGKIEMENFDEPGYGAGNDSYADNDSDDHGADSNDGKSYREGTGVDIYKKATGYVVGYNQADEWLEYTVDVAAEGDYTMFAAVASANATSGFKLSVDGDDITESIAVPKNDGEENYDDYSKVKANVKLPAGKHILRFTVTGDWMDIDYIQFAKGKDAKDPDEGEEVAIRQKIRMNAMATATFDVFDLTGKKVASFVAHNLADAKKIWREGAHGVQGFSLIRNRSTGATAKVRTTR, from the coding sequence ATGAACATGAAACGTTTGGCTGCACTGGGCTTATTTGCTGGCTTTGGTGTAAGTGCGCTTGCTGACAACCCTATTTCTAGCTATCACTATCTGGCGGACCCTTCTTGCGCCTCTGACGGTGATACCTTCTACATCTTGACCGATGTGGATGACTATAACAACCAGACGAACTGGAACTACGATATTGTCGGCCTTTACGCCTTCACGTCTGAAGACATGAAGAACTGGACTGATCACGGCATGATTTTCCGCTCCAGGCGTGAATTCGGGAACTATCCGAACAATACTTGGGCATCGGGCATTGCCGTCAAGAATGGTAAGGTCTATATCGTTTACCCCGATGGTGCAAGCGGCGTGGGTATGATTACCGCCCCGGCTATCGACGGGCCTTATACCGACCCCGTTAAGGAAACCCATGGTGTCAACAGAATTGCTGGTGGCGGAAGTCTTATCGGAGGTTGCGATGGCATTGCGCATTGCTTTGACCCGGGCATCTTGATCGATGACGACGGCAAGGGTTACGTGATTTTCGGTGGTGGCGAAAGCGGCCAGCGCCCCTACGGCAACAACTTTGACATTATCAGTTTTACCGAAAGCAATGGCAAGATTACTTTCGACAAGAACTCCTTGAAGAAGGTCTCTTTGCCGAACTCTTTTGAAGCTCCTTACCTGCATAAGAAGGGTAGCACCTATTACTTGAGCTTCAACAACCGTAGCCAGGTGATTGACTATGGTATGTCTAACAATATTTGGGGGCCTTATACCTTTGTGGGTACAGTCATTCCGGGAATTGGCTCTGTGCCGGACGCTCATGGCGAAGGCGGTAACAACCACCAGGGCTTCGCTCCTTTTAAGGACAAGTGGTATGCCGTGTATCACGACCGTCGCTTGGTGACTTCCGATAACCATCCGGCTGCAACGACGCAGCAGGGCGTGCGTTCCGAAAACCCGAACTACGAAAACCACAGAAGCGTGTCCATCGACGAACTCACCTGGAGTGGCGACAAGATGAACAAGCTCACCTTCACCCGTGAAGGACCGAAGCAAATCAAGAACTTTGACCCGTACAAGACCTACAAGGCAACGACGAGTTCCAAGCAGATGAACATCCGTAGCCGTACGGACTGGACTCAGGGCAAGCCCGTTGTGCATGTGCTCTTGCCGCTTACGAGCCGTAGCGAATCTTGGATTCGTGTTTCTGGCGTGGACTTCGGTAAGGGTGCTGAAAACCTCCGCATCAAGGCCGCTAACGTGGGCGAAGGCAACAAGATTGAAATCCATACGGGTAGCGCGAGCGGCACGTTGGCCGGTACTTGCGAACTTGCTAAGACCGCTAATAACAAGACCTTCGTGGATAACGATTGCGCAATGAAGGGCCTTACTGGTGTTATCGACCAGGTGTTCTTCGTGTTCAAGAATAATGGCAAGGATTCGACCATGGGTGTTTTGGAATGGGAATTCCAGGGCACGAAGCGCGAACCTGAACCGCAGACTCCGTTTGGCGGCAAGGCTTGGGCAATTCCGGGCAAGATCGAAATGGAAAACTTCGATGAACCGGGCTATGGCGCAGGTAACGATTCTTACGCCGATAATGATTCCGATGACCATGGTGCAGATTCCAACGATGGCAAGAGCTACCGCGAAGGCACGGGCGTCGATATCTACAAGAAGGCAACAGGCTATGTCGTCGGTTACAACCAGGCAGATGAATGGCTGGAATACACCGTGGATGTGGCTGCAGAAGGCGACTACACAATGTTTGCAGCGGTGGCTTCTGCCAATGCAACTTCGGGCTTCAAGCTCTCCGTCGATGGCGACGATATTACGGAATCGATTGCTGTTCCGAAGAACGATGGCGAAGAAAACTATGACGACTACAGCAAGGTGAAGGCTAACGTGAAGCTCCCGGCTGGTAAGCACATTCTCCGCTTTACGGTGACTGGCGACTGGATGGACATTGACTATATCCAGTTTGCAAAGGGCAAGGACGCCAAGGATCCGGATGAAGGTGAAGAAGTGGCTATCCGCCAGAAGATTCGCATGAATGCGATGGCTACCGCAACCTTCGACGTGTTCGATTTGACCGGCAAGAAGGTGGCCTCCTTTGTGGCTCACAACTTGGCCGATGCTAAGAAGATTTGGCGCGAAGGCGCCCATGGTGTGCAGGGCTTCAGCCTCATTCGCAACCGTAGCACTGGTGCTACTGCCAAGGTTCGCACCACCCGCTAA